GCACGCGGACCTGCTGCTGTATCCCGGCTCCCTCACGCCGCCGGCCATCGTCGCCCTGGCGCGGCGAGACGCCCACACCCGGGACACCGCTCCCATGACCCTGGAGCAGACCCACGCCGCCATCCTCGACGCCGTGCAGCGCGGGCAGCATGTGGTGCGCCTGCAGGCCGGGGATCCCTGTCTCTATGGCACCATCCGGGAACAATCCCGCCTGCTGGACGCCGACGGCATCCCCTGGGCCGTGTGCCCGGGGGTGACGTCCGCCTCGGCCGCGGCGGCGGCGGCGGGAGTTTCCGTCACCATTCCCGAAGTCTCCCAATCCCTTGTCCTGACGCGCCTGTCCGGCCGCACCCCGGTGCCCGAGGCGCAGTCCCTGGCCGCCTTTGCCGCGCACCGGTGCGCCATGGCGGTGTATCTGTCTGGCGACAATCCCGAGGCCGTGGCCGAGGCCTGCCGCGCCGGTGGCCTGCCGGAGCACACGCCCGTGGTGATGGCGCATCGCCTGGGCTGGAAGGGAGAACGTGTCCTGCGCACCAGCGTGGCCGGCATGGCCGAGTGTGTGCGCGCCGAGGGCCTGACACGGCAGACGCTGTTCCTGATTCTGCCAGGACACGAGGACGCCCCGGCCACGCGCTCCAGGCTGTATGCCCCCGACTTTTCCCACGGTTTTCGCACCCAGGAGGACGGCTGATGCACACCCTCGCCCTGGCTACCGGTTCCCGGCAACAGATGCTCTCCATCACCGACCGCGTGCAGGCCCTGGTGACGGACCAGGGCTGGCGGGATGGCGTCCTGGTGCTGTTCTGCCCGCACACCACCGCCGCCCTGACCGTGAACGAAGACGCCGACCCCACGGTGACGCGGGACATCCTCACTCATCTGGCCGCAGCCATCCCCCACCGCGGCGACTACCGGCACGCCGAAGGCAATTCGGACGCGCACATCAAGACGGCCCTGGTGGGCCCGTCCCTCAGCCTCATTGTGGCCGGCGGTCGCGTGCAGCTCGGCACATGGCAGGGAATTTTCCTGTGCGAGTTCGACGGCCCGCGACAACGCACCCTCTGGGCGCAGTGGCTGGGGGCATAGCCGTCGGCACTCAGGATGAGGGAGGAGGATTGATTCCGTCCTCCATGCGCCAGCAGGCCTCCACGCCTGCCGCCGCCGCCAGGGCCGTGCCCACGTCCTGCAGCAGGGACAGCCGCTCCAGGGAGATGGCATCCGCCGCAAACAGGATGGCCCCGGCAAGCTGCAGTCCCCAGAACATCCCAAAGAAGCGCCACCCGGCCCGTTCGCGCCCCTGGAGGAACTGGCCGGCCCCAGGGCACAGCCAGCCCAGCAGCAGATGCCCGAAGAGCCGGGCCAGGGAGGCGGACTCCCACCCCGACTGCGCCGAACGGGAAAGGCCCGGCACGGCCAGGAGGGCGCAGGCGTCGGCCATGGCGAAGGCCCGGAGCAGCTCGTGCAGTTTCCAGGGCAGGCTGAAGACGGCCTCCAGCCGCAGGGCCATGACCAGATGCTGGATCTTGGACGCCAGCACCAGCGGCGGATCGCCGTGCCAGGCACCCAGGGCCGAGGCCGCCCCGGCCGCCGAGGCCAGGGTGTGCTGCAGCACGGGGATGATCGTCAGGTAGCCCAGCAGGTACGCCGCCAGCAGCCCCAGCCCAAAGCGCACGCGGCCGGCATAGATCTGCCCTGTTCCCGGGGCGCACCAGCTGACCAGCACGGCGAACCATGGAGCCTGCGGCACCTGTGGAGCCTGCACGCCTGGAGTCGATGCGCCATCCTCCTCCCGGCAGCGCTCCCGGGCCGCCAGGATGGCCGTGGCGATGCCCAGATGCCAGATCCACACCAGTCCCAGGAAGGCGGCGGCCAGTTGCAGCAGCGGGTCCACGGTCCACTGACGAGGGGACGGCGGCTCCGGCAACGGCATCACCAACAGCTGATCCAGCAGCAGCACGCCGCCCACCACTGCCAGCCAGGAGAGGCACGCCATGCAGGCCAGGGCCAGCAGCGTGCCCCGTCCGCGCCGGCCGGCATGCCAGTCGCCCCAACCGGGCAGGAGCACGGCCAGCACGCCGGCACGATGGATGCTCACAGGACAGCGCACAGGACCTCCGACGGCGCAACACCGTCGCCGAATGTAGTGTTACGAAAATACGTGAAGCGCTGGGGACTCACGGAGCCTTCGGCGTCGGGACCGCCTGCAAGGCAGGCTGCGTTGTTATGGGGACGTATGCCGAAGGTGCAACGCAGCGCAGTGCGCCTCGAAACAGCGCTGTCGGGACACCCCCCAAACGGTCTCTCGCTATTTGGCAAAGTTCGCGGGCAGGCTGGCCCGGCGGTAGCCTTCGGGAACCTGGAACAGCTCCATGGATTGTGGACCAGGGATGATGTCGGCAAGGGTCATGGTGGCATTGCCCGGCCCCTCGCGCCTGAGCAGCACGCCCAGTTCCGGGGAGTGCCAGACGGTCATCTCCACCTGCCGGGCTTCGTCTGCGGGGCGCAGCAGCTCCGGCTCGTAAAAGCGGTTCGGCATGCGCACGTGGTATTTGAGACTGCGCCGGCCGTCCACCATCTCCTCGCCCTGGGGCGTGATGGTGCATTCCTGGCGCAGCAGCGCCGGCGACGCCAGGGTGTCCCGGCTCAGGGGCAGATCCAGAAAGGTCTGCTTTTTTACATCAAACAGCCAGAGCCGGCCCAGATCCTGCCGCTCCACCTGCGCTGTTGCGCCGTGCTGCACGCGAACCTTGGGGCCGTCCACATGCAGCGCCATGGTCCGGACGACGCCGTCGCGGGCCAGGTGCAGGGTGGCGTTGAAGGGCTGGGGCGCACGGGCGGATTCCTGCAGGGCCGCAGCCAGCAGCAGTTCCACGGG
This sequence is a window from Megalodesulfovibrio gigas DSM 1382 = ATCC 19364. Protein-coding genes within it:
- the cobM gene encoding precorrin-4 C(11)-methyltransferase, whose amino-acid sequence is MSDASATAPTVWFVGAGPGDPDLLTVKALRLIQHADLLLYPGSLTPPAIVALARRDAHTRDTAPMTLEQTHAAILDAVQRGQHVVRLQAGDPCLYGTIREQSRLLDADGIPWAVCPGVTSASAAAAAAGVSVTIPEVSQSLVLTRLSGRTPVPEAQSLAAFAAHRCAMAVYLSGDNPEAVAEACRAGGLPEHTPVVMAHRLGWKGERVLRTSVAGMAECVRAEGLTRQTLFLILPGHEDAPATRSRLYAPDFSHGFRTQEDG
- a CDS encoding secondary thiamine-phosphate synthase enzyme YjbQ, which codes for MHTLALATGSRQQMLSITDRVQALVTDQGWRDGVLVLFCPHTTAALTVNEDADPTVTRDILTHLAAAIPHRGDYRHAEGNSDAHIKTALVGPSLSLIVAGGRVQLGTWQGIFLCEFDGPRQRTLWAQWLGA
- a CDS encoding DUF6677 family protein, whose amino-acid sequence is MRCPVSIHRAGVLAVLLPGWGDWHAGRRGRGTLLALACMACLSWLAVVGGVLLLDQLLVMPLPEPPSPRQWTVDPLLQLAAAFLGLVWIWHLGIATAILAARERCREEDGASTPGVQAPQVPQAPWFAVLVSWCAPGTGQIYAGRVRFGLGLLAAYLLGYLTIIPVLQHTLASAAGAASALGAWHGDPPLVLASKIQHLVMALRLEAVFSLPWKLHELLRAFAMADACALLAVPGLSRSAQSGWESASLARLFGHLLLGWLCPGAGQFLQGRERAGWRFFGMFWGLQLAGAILFAADAISLERLSLLQDVGTALAAAAGVEACWRMEDGINPPPSS